Proteins co-encoded in one Flavivirga eckloniae genomic window:
- a CDS encoding MauE/DoxX family redox-associated membrane protein: MKIHNKHKNVLIEVICLLYIFLFVYAALSKLVVFDEFKIQIGQSTMLTSFAGIVAWIIPCLEILIALLLLIPRFRLLGMYAAFNLMVMFSVYIFVILNFSDDIPCSCGGVIEKLGWTEHLIFNIVFVILASIGIYILNGQKKSLHAKTSFLITQKNLYKPLSINAIGGICFITILFAFTHKGTERDMSFHRGFLHDPPHKTHELDLEYSGYYIAGADEKNIYLGNPKSPLYLTVVDSSLQRKKVIHLSMDLDSLLTRSPQLRVIPPYFFLMDGTVPYILRGNIKEWKGYSMLEKPFYFTNVQPIDSLTLAIRAMSNKTNEFSLGTIHLSDSGAMTLSHKLLKKQVDGLFDVDGTLQYNQQKQQLIYTYRYRNQYIVANNNLELQVLGKTIDTISQAKIKVDTIVSKNQRKMAAPPLRINKYSATFGNYLFVNSNLLGKKEPLVLWKKSSVIDVYNIVNNGYQFSFYVEDINKSKLRSFCVVDNTFIGLIGNHLVTYKLKNLLNEVQSLAVKQ, from the coding sequence ATGAAAATTCACAATAAGCACAAAAATGTTCTGATAGAAGTTATTTGCCTTCTGTATATATTTCTATTTGTATATGCAGCTTTAAGTAAATTAGTCGTTTTCGACGAATTTAAAATTCAAATAGGTCAGTCAACCATGCTCACCTCTTTTGCAGGTATTGTTGCTTGGATAATACCCTGCCTTGAAATCCTAATTGCATTACTGTTACTTATTCCCCGATTTAGATTATTAGGCATGTATGCAGCCTTTAACCTCATGGTTATGTTTTCTGTCTATATTTTTGTTATTCTAAATTTTAGTGATGACATACCATGCTCATGCGGTGGCGTTATTGAAAAACTAGGGTGGACCGAGCATTTAATCTTCAATATTGTTTTTGTTATTTTAGCTTCTATAGGGATCTATATATTAAATGGACAAAAAAAATCACTTCACGCTAAAACCAGTTTTCTTATAACACAAAAAAATCTTTATAAACCCCTTTCAATCAACGCCATTGGAGGTATTTGCTTTATAACGATTTTGTTTGCCTTTACACATAAAGGTACAGAAAGAGATATGAGTTTTCATCGTGGTTTTCTACATGATCCGCCACATAAAACACATGAGTTGGATCTTGAATATAGTGGGTATTATATTGCTGGAGCAGATGAAAAAAACATCTATCTCGGTAACCCTAAATCTCCTTTATATCTCACAGTAGTGGACTCGTCACTTCAAAGAAAAAAAGTCATTCACTTATCAATGGATTTGGACAGTTTACTAACACGTTCTCCACAACTTAGGGTAATTCCTCCTTATTTCTTTTTGATGGATGGCACAGTCCCTTATATCCTTAGAGGGAACATCAAAGAATGGAAAGGATATTCCATGTTGGAAAAACCATTTTATTTTACCAATGTGCAACCTATAGATTCACTTACTCTAGCTATTCGTGCTATGAGTAACAAAACTAATGAATTTTCATTGGGCACCATACATCTATCGGACTCTGGAGCCATGACACTTTCTCATAAACTACTAAAAAAACAGGTGGATGGCCTTTTTGATGTTGACGGGACCCTACAATATAACCAACAAAAACAACAATTAATTTATACATACCGATATCGTAATCAATATATCGTGGCTAATAATAATCTGGAATTACAAGTCTTGGGTAAAACCATAGATACCATCAGTCAAGCTAAGATAAAAGTGGACACCATAGTTTCTAAAAACCAACGCAAAATGGCAGCTCCTCCCCTGAGAATTAACAAATACAGTGCAACCTTTGGGAACTATCTTTTTGTAAATTCCAACCTGTTAGGAAAGAAGGAACCTTTGGTATTATGGAAAAAATCTTCTGTTATTGATGTCTATAATATTGTAAACAACGGTTACCAGTTTAGCTTCTATGTTGAAGATATTAACAAAAGTAAACTAAGATCATTTTGTGTAGTTGATAATACATTTATTGGTCTTATTGGAAACCATTTAGTTACTTATAAGCTAAAAAACCTTCTTAATGAGGTACAGTCATTAGCTGTAAAGCAATAA
- a CDS encoding DUF6520 family protein, giving the protein MKSKIFKIVLPAITLIFAITASLAFTANEALTDGWYLDSNEECLFITPPEECDITGDEDCTMFIFGTGPNTIIHQESQCLIPLKRPAQ; this is encoded by the coding sequence ATGAAATCTAAAATTTTTAAAATCGTTTTACCAGCAATTACTTTAATATTTGCTATAACTGCTTCACTTGCTTTTACCGCTAATGAAGCTCTTACTGATGGATGGTATTTAGATTCTAATGAGGAGTGTCTATTTATTACTCCTCCTGAAGAATGTGATATAACAGGTGATGAAGATTGTACCATGTTTATTTTCGGAACAGGACCTAACACAATAATACATCAGGAATCACAATGCCTTATACCATTGAAAAGGCCAGCACAATAA
- a CDS encoding DUF6520 family protein: MKSKIFKIVLSAITLILAITASLAFTTNKVASYITEGKYLDSNYECQYITPIDCCETGCEDCTVFIFGAGQTEVYLKVSQCTIVLKKCSC, encoded by the coding sequence ATGAAGTCTAAAATTTTTAAAATCGTTTTATCGGCTATTACTTTAATACTTGCTATAACAGCTTCGCTTGCTTTTACAACTAACAAAGTTGCAAGCTATATTACTGAAGGAAAATATTTAGATTCTAATTATGAATGCCAATATATAACACCTATTGACTGTTGTGAAACTGGTTGTGAAGATTGTACTGTTTTCATTTTCGGAGCAGGCCAGACAGAAGTATATCTAAAAGTTTCTCAATGTACTATCGTTTTAAAAAAGTGTTCGTGCTAA